From the genome of Sulfurovum sp. NBC37-1, one region includes:
- a CDS encoding YbgC/FadM family acyl-CoA thioesterase, protein MKIRVYYEDTDAGGITYHSRYINFCERARSEIFFERDMVPGEGSDSGFVVRNIKADFLATSTLGDMLYVTSKILSQKSSSMVLLQEIFREETKIFSMEVVLVYIENGRPRRIPEKFQIIFDIF, encoded by the coding sequence GTGAAAATACGAGTCTATTATGAAGATACGGATGCCGGAGGGATTACCTATCATTCGCGTTACATCAACTTCTGCGAGAGAGCGCGTTCGGAAATATTCTTTGAACGTGATATGGTGCCCGGAGAGGGTTCGGACAGTGGTTTTGTGGTACGGAACATCAAAGCCGATTTTCTGGCGACATCCACACTGGGAGATATGCTGTATGTCACATCGAAGATCCTGAGTCAGAAAAGCAGCTCTATGGTGCTGCTGCAGGAGATATTCAGGGAAGAAACAAAAATCTTTTCCATGGAAGTGGTGCTGGTCTATATAGAGAATGGCAGACCCAGACGCATCCCCGAAAAATTCCAAATAATTTTTGATATATTTTAA